The following are from one region of the Actinopolyspora halophila DSM 43834 genome:
- a CDS encoding ADP-ribosylglycohydrolase family protein → MSDNRSRTGEVGGDFAASRPLSWSDRLRGALLGGAVGDVLGSGVRGWSLSAVRQWLGGRGVLDFLPVFGRRGAVSDLSQLTVFTTDALLRARATGEQDPLPVIRSNHLAWLHTQGVPWPYAMAGYWRSHPEPTGWLLRRPELFSTRNPGGNALRLLSTLVDRVPGEPGAHPAQEAPAGERAFADCLVWTAPLMVWSGDARRVAGVASRVPRLLTTHHETRAASALHADVLGGLLNGLPLWEAVRSWEVNRSHLENGTPPAAVLRTVHAAMFIAQQGQPPDPRMLDIEFCPSEGLGELGIAFSAVASAGNFTDAVITAVNHSADSAVAGALAGQLAGAVHGAEAIPGRWTAELELREVLETLASDAAEAFAPPPPPRWARRYVAEGGQGRRELNSPDWTVEAGGGAFPGRTEEAPPPTQVLPAVVAGAEEAGPAAEPPGGKDSAESAPVGNTADPERAKTADTEPRGASFPGGVTAPWEREQTESSAPEGVEHTGGGEPPVEEFGAEFAEQHQEPATEETDRETDRIRLVRPTSLSPSPDGAEVAPEGAGEVSGPSGGHSAPDRGGADSVLSSPESVPAEEALPEDFGSAAAEPGESAVGAPEPATADEALEEDAPEEGAPVETGPTGSGGDSGGFAGEPQAEESRQPRAQRGEADEAFGVVTAPAGWHSGGEVSGGTGEAPRIKLPGIDELPPLPEHRPRRRSVETAPGAGGEQEKAPTTGSGETGEEPPEPGRSREEDTPLPISFEPFASVPYMESGAVERLVGGEDESQEADSAPRAEEQPAAVPVGAGGEHAVVEESAAEVPSATERILGCLLGSATGDALGAGLTEASSAEIAAWHGPHGPSGLPEYAGTRGAATAATQTTLFTCEGLIRAREARAAREADPFREVRLASQRWLYTQGVDWRWAAGELTVDHPAPDGWLVGLPELFAVRSPGASVYAELESFGERSAHGDQSAPVDNSTGCGALVRATPAAFWSSEPAEVFELGVRTATLTHGHPSGYLPAGALAVIVQQVVLGKGLDDGVWLALQVLETWQGHEDTTAALAGAAELAASGAPGAEELGRQLGEGSRADEVLGIAVCAALTAEDVRTALRTAVGHSGNSSATGAVCGSIVGAALGVGALPVDWMAELELREAVERMAMDCVAAFDSRLRPEESTADTTEGDSDWRRRYPVRTSDRVPESPSESDTAASSVVVAEEGPDSWKTPPDRGETGSDSGEGSEAVRDPVQDPDPALHAGSAPSRGAEDGARQWQVPYASEQQGAVADERVPYSYAERPVHEEPAVPAERGGAAVSAVAEERGASVEPESFTEPESFTEPESFTEPGGSTVAAAVSPGTDSSEGVSVDGAPSKLAPGGDARETNVLPVVTESVVTEPADAREEAGSGKPGAEESAVKERSGAGHSAGTSERQDPAPGAESSGPPAEGEYGGDSEPMPAEERHPKPAPRRINSVSTGELDLTGEPTEK, encoded by the coding sequence ATGAGTGACAACCGGTCCCGTACGGGTGAGGTGGGCGGCGATTTCGCCGCTTCCCGGCCGTTGAGCTGGTCCGACCGACTGCGTGGCGCGCTGCTCGGCGGCGCGGTGGGCGACGTGCTCGGTTCCGGTGTGCGGGGGTGGAGTCTGTCCGCTGTCCGCCAGTGGCTCGGTGGTCGTGGTGTACTGGACTTTCTGCCGGTCTTCGGGCGCAGGGGCGCCGTGTCGGACCTGTCGCAGCTGACCGTGTTCACCACGGATGCCCTGCTGCGGGCGCGGGCCACCGGAGAGCAGGACCCGCTGCCGGTCATCCGCTCGAATCACCTCGCCTGGTTGCACACCCAGGGCGTTCCCTGGCCGTACGCGATGGCCGGGTACTGGCGCAGTCACCCCGAACCCACGGGTTGGTTGTTGCGCCGGCCCGAACTGTTCTCCACGCGAAATCCGGGGGGCAACGCCCTGCGGCTGTTGTCCACTCTGGTCGACCGGGTTCCGGGGGAGCCGGGGGCGCACCCCGCCCAGGAGGCCCCCGCCGGGGAACGCGCCTTCGCCGACTGCCTCGTGTGGACCGCTCCTCTGATGGTCTGGAGCGGCGACGCCCGCCGGGTCGCCGGGGTGGCGTCCCGCGTCCCGCGATTGTTGACGACGCACCACGAGACACGGGCCGCGAGCGCGTTGCACGCGGACGTGCTGGGCGGGCTGCTCAACGGCCTGCCGCTGTGGGAAGCGGTGCGTTCCTGGGAGGTCAATCGCTCGCACCTGGAGAACGGCACTCCTCCCGCGGCCGTGTTGCGGACCGTGCACGCCGCCATGTTCATCGCGCAGCAGGGACAGCCGCCGGATCCGCGCATGTTGGACATCGAGTTCTGCCCGTCCGAAGGTCTGGGCGAGCTCGGCATCGCCTTCTCCGCCGTCGCTTCGGCGGGAAACTTCACCGATGCCGTGATCACCGCGGTGAACCATTCGGCGGACAGCGCCGTGGCCGGTGCGCTCGCCGGGCAGCTCGCCGGCGCCGTTCACGGCGCGGAGGCGATCCCGGGGCGCTGGACTGCCGAGCTCGAGCTCCGCGAGGTGTTGGAGACACTGGCTTCCGACGCGGCGGAGGCCTTCGCCCCACCGCCGCCACCGAGGTGGGCACGCCGCTATGTCGCCGAGGGCGGGCAGGGGCGGCGTGAGCTGAACTCGCCCGACTGGACGGTGGAAGCCGGTGGCGGTGCTTTTCCCGGCCGGACGGAGGAAGCACCCCCGCCGACCCAGGTGCTGCCTGCCGTGGTCGCCGGTGCCGAGGAGGCCGGGCCTGCCGCTGAGCCGCCCGGCGGGAAGGATTCCGCGGAGAGTGCCCCTGTTGGCAACACCGCGGACCCCGAACGAGCGAAAACCGCCGACACGGAGCCGCGCGGTGCCTCCTTCCCGGGTGGAGTGACCGCTCCGTGGGAGCGCGAGCAGACGGAGAGTTCGGCTCCCGAGGGGGTCGAGCACACGGGGGGAGGCGAACCTCCGGTCGAGGAGTTCGGTGCGGAGTTCGCCGAGCAGCACCAGGAACCCGCGACGGAGGAAACCGATCGGGAGACCGACCGGATCCGGCTGGTGAGGCCCACATCGTTGAGTCCGTCCCCCGACGGGGCGGAAGTCGCTCCGGAGGGAGCCGGGGAAGTTTCCGGTCCGTCCGGGGGACATTCGGCTCCGGACCGGGGAGGGGCCGATTCCGTGCTTTCTTCTCCGGAAAGTGTCCCGGCGGAGGAGGCGCTGCCCGAGGACTTCGGTTCCGCGGCGGCCGAGCCGGGGGAGTCCGCGGTGGGGGCGCCCGAGCCCGCGACGGCGGACGAAGCCCTCGAGGAGGACGCTCCGGAAGAGGGTGCTCCGGTGGAGACCGGTCCCACGGGAAGCGGGGGCGACAGCGGTGGTTTCGCGGGCGAACCGCAGGCGGAGGAGTCACGGCAACCGCGTGCGCAACGCGGGGAGGCGGACGAGGCCTTCGGCGTCGTTACCGCGCCCGCGGGGTGGCACTCCGGCGGGGAGGTGAGCGGCGGAACCGGTGAGGCGCCACGCATCAAGCTTCCCGGAATCGACGAGCTCCCCCCGTTGCCGGAGCACCGTCCGCGCCGACGTTCGGTGGAAACGGCTCCCGGCGCGGGGGGCGAGCAGGAGAAGGCCCCGACGACGGGTTCGGGGGAGACGGGCGAGGAACCCCCCGAACCGGGCCGGTCGCGCGAGGAGGACACCCCCCTGCCGATCTCCTTCGAGCCGTTCGCCTCGGTTCCGTACATGGAGAGCGGGGCCGTGGAACGACTCGTCGGAGGGGAGGACGAGTCGCAGGAGGCGGACTCGGCACCGCGGGCGGAGGAGCAGCCCGCGGCGGTGCCCGTTGGGGCCGGGGGCGAGCACGCGGTGGTGGAGGAGTCCGCCGCCGAGGTCCCCTCCGCGACCGAGCGGATCCTGGGGTGTCTGCTCGGAAGCGCCACGGGGGACGCACTGGGGGCGGGTCTGACCGAGGCCTCGTCCGCGGAGATCGCGGCGTGGCACGGTCCGCACGGCCCGTCCGGACTGCCCGAGTACGCGGGAACGCGCGGGGCGGCCACGGCCGCGACGCAGACGACGTTGTTCACCTGCGAGGGGCTCATCCGAGCTCGCGAGGCCCGTGCGGCCCGGGAGGCGGACCCCTTCCGCGAGGTGCGGTTGGCGAGTCAGCGTTGGCTGTACACCCAGGGGGTCGACTGGAGGTGGGCCGCGGGCGAGCTGACCGTCGATCACCCGGCCCCGGACGGCTGGCTCGTCGGGCTGCCCGAGTTGTTCGCCGTGCGCTCGCCGGGCGCGTCGGTGTACGCGGAGCTGGAGAGCTTCGGGGAACGTTCGGCGCACGGTGACCAGTCCGCCCCGGTGGACAATTCCACGGGGTGCGGGGCGCTGGTACGCGCCACCCCGGCGGCGTTCTGGTCGTCCGAACCGGCCGAGGTCTTCGAACTGGGGGTGCGGACCGCGACGCTCACGCACGGACATCCGAGTGGTTACCTGCCTGCCGGGGCTCTCGCGGTGATCGTGCAGCAGGTCGTGCTCGGCAAGGGACTGGACGACGGGGTCTGGCTGGCTCTGCAGGTCTTGGAGACCTGGCAGGGTCACGAGGACACCACCGCCGCTTTGGCCGGGGCGGCGGAGCTGGCCGCTTCCGGCGCCCCGGGTGCCGAGGAGCTCGGGAGGCAGTTGGGCGAGGGCAGCCGCGCGGACGAGGTACTCGGGATCGCCGTGTGTGCCGCCCTCACCGCGGAGGACGTGCGGACTGCCCTGCGGACCGCGGTCGGTCATTCGGGAAACAGCAGCGCCACGGGCGCGGTGTGCGGAAGTATCGTCGGCGCGGCTCTGGGAGTCGGGGCGCTGCCGGTCGACTGGATGGCCGAGCTGGAGCTGCGGGAGGCCGTGGAGCGCATGGCCATGGACTGCGTGGCCGCGTTCGACTCCCGGCTGCGTCCGGAGGAGAGCACCGCGGACACCACGGAGGGCGACAGCGACTGGCGGCGCAGGTATCCGGTTCGGACGAGTGACCGTGTTCCGGAAAGTCCCTCGGAGAGTGACACCGCTGCCTCCTCCGTGGTCGTTGCCGAGGAAGGACCGGATTCGTGGAAGACACCCCCGGATCGAGGTGAAACCGGCTCGGACTCGGGCGAGGGAAGCGAAGCCGTGCGGGATCCGGTGCAGGATCCGGATCCCGCTCTCCACGCCGGTTCCGCGCCTTCGCGGGGGGCGGAAGACGGAGCTCGGCAGTGGCAGGTGCCCTACGCTTCGGAGCAGCAGGGGGCGGTTGCGGACGAGCGCGTCCCCTACTCCTACGCGGAGCGGCCAGTCCACGAGGAACCCGCGGTGCCCGCGGAACGGGGTGGTGCGGCGGTGAGCGCGGTCGCCGAGGAACGCGGGGCCTCCGTGGAACCGGAGTCGTTCACGGAACCGGAGTCGTTCACGGAACCGGAGTCGTTCACGGAACCGGGGGGCAGCACTGTTGCGGCAGCGGTGTCGCCCGGCACGGATTCATCCGAAGGAGTGAGTGTGGACGGTGCTCCTTCGAAACTCGCCCCGGGCGGTGACGCGCGGGAGACGAACGTCCTTCCCGTGGTGACCGAGTCGGTGGTGACCGAGCCCGCCGATGCGCGGGAGGAAGCGGGGTCCGGGAAACCCGGCGCGGAGGAGTCCGCAGTGAAGGAGCGGAGCGGTGCGGGGCACTCCGCCGGAACGAGTGAGCGGCAGGACCCCGCGCCGGGAGCGGAGTCGTCAGGTCCTCCTGCCGAGGGGGAGTACGGTGGGGATTCCGAGCCGATGCCCGCCGAGGAGCGTCATCCCAAGCCCGCGCCCCGCAGGATCAACAGCGTCAGCACCGGGGAACTCGATCTGACGGGGGAACCGACGGAGAAGTGA
- a CDS encoding carboxymuconolactone decarboxylase family protein codes for MTQQRMEPAALTPRVYREMKRLEEAIATELREAGVETEVHELVKIRASQLNGCGFCLDMHIGEARRSGVDERRIDVLPAWREMELYSERERAALALAEEVTLIHEDGVSDETWQRAEKVFSETELAALVWAAMSINAWNRLAVTSRAQPPRRDSRSPE; via the coding sequence ATGACGCAACAACGCATGGAGCCGGCCGCACTGACTCCGCGGGTCTACCGGGAGATGAAGCGCCTGGAGGAGGCTATCGCCACTGAACTGCGCGAGGCCGGGGTCGAGACGGAGGTCCACGAGCTGGTCAAGATCCGGGCCTCACAACTCAACGGATGCGGTTTCTGCCTGGACATGCACATCGGTGAGGCAAGGCGGTCCGGTGTGGACGAGCGGCGCATCGACGTGTTGCCCGCTTGGCGGGAGATGGAGCTGTACTCGGAGCGGGAGCGCGCCGCGCTCGCCCTGGCCGAGGAGGTCACCCTCATCCACGAGGACGGTGTGTCGGACGAGACGTGGCAACGGGCGGAGAAGGTGTTCTCCGAAACGGAGCTGGCCGCGCTCGTCTGGGCGGCCATGAGCATCAACGCCTGGAACAGGTTGGCCGTCACCTCGCGGGCACAACCTCCGCGGCGGGACTCCCGATCTCCCGAGTGA
- a CDS encoding PLP-dependent aminotransferase family protein, translated as MSTNESSSYRSSSLGLDLHLELPARPGGHTLASALRDAVRKGRLPAGSRVPSTRALAVDLGISRGTVTRAYERLTAEGYLVIRQGSPTTVAPGPFEEPKPTGIPATRRGTELRWDLLPGKPDLSMFPRRDWTAAQHRALRAVPAAELDYGNPCGHPALRTALTEYLGRVRGVHATPEQVVVCEGHHRALDLLSTVLRQRGTRSVDYEDPALPKLRGVPRAAGLEVRAVPVDAEGIDVTGIESPAVVVTPAHQYPLGSTMSARRRKALCQTATSGQRLVIEDDYDGEFRFDREPVGALQRLAPRNVVYAGTASKTLAPGLRLSWLVLPPDLVGPVGELKAHADRTPPVSDQLTLAEMLRSGSYDQHVRRCRAIYRRRRQQLVSAIRESDTRHELYPAGIAAGLHLTLRLDPDGPSEERMLKRMRRHSVALEGLAEHWIDERRRQDGLVIGYAAPPGHAFGNSLRALLRGLAQPRNRGGTRKP; from the coding sequence ATGTCCACGAACGAGTCCAGTTCGTACCGCTCCAGCTCGCTCGGACTCGACCTGCACCTGGAACTGCCCGCCCGCCCGGGCGGGCACACGCTGGCGTCCGCACTCAGGGATGCCGTGCGGAAGGGCAGGCTCCCCGCGGGCAGCAGAGTCCCGTCCACGAGAGCACTCGCCGTCGATCTGGGAATCTCCCGGGGCACGGTCACCCGCGCCTACGAGCGCCTCACCGCCGAGGGCTATCTGGTCATCCGGCAGGGCTCTCCCACCACGGTCGCCCCAGGGCCCTTCGAGGAACCGAAACCCACCGGCATCCCCGCCACCCGCAGGGGCACCGAGCTGCGTTGGGACCTGCTTCCCGGAAAACCGGATCTCAGCATGTTCCCCCGCCGGGACTGGACCGCGGCACAGCACCGCGCGCTGCGCGCGGTACCGGCCGCGGAACTCGACTACGGAAACCCCTGCGGGCACCCCGCGCTGCGTACCGCGCTCACCGAATACCTGGGGCGCGTGCGCGGAGTGCACGCCACACCGGAGCAGGTCGTCGTCTGCGAGGGCCACCACCGTGCGCTCGACCTGCTGAGCACCGTGCTGCGGCAGCGCGGCACGCGTTCCGTCGACTACGAGGACCCGGCGCTGCCGAAGCTGCGCGGGGTTCCCCGTGCGGCCGGCCTGGAAGTGCGTGCCGTCCCGGTCGACGCGGAGGGCATCGACGTCACCGGGATCGAAAGCCCGGCCGTCGTGGTCACCCCCGCGCACCAGTACCCGCTCGGATCGACCATGTCCGCCCGCCGCAGGAAGGCGTTGTGCCAAACGGCCACATCCGGACAACGATTGGTCATCGAGGACGACTACGACGGCGAGTTCCGCTTCGACCGCGAACCCGTCGGAGCCCTGCAGCGGCTCGCTCCGCGAAACGTCGTCTACGCGGGCACGGCGAGCAAAACCCTCGCCCCCGGCCTGCGACTTTCCTGGCTGGTGCTGCCTCCCGATCTGGTGGGGCCGGTGGGGGAGCTCAAAGCGCACGCGGACCGGACCCCTCCGGTGTCCGATCAACTCACCCTGGCCGAAATGCTCCGCTCGGGAAGCTATGATCAACACGTGCGGCGCTGTCGCGCGATCTACCGGCGACGGAGGCAGCAGCTCGTTTCCGCCATTCGTGAATCGGACACGCGGCACGAGCTCTACCCCGCCGGTATCGCGGCCGGTTTGCACCTGACGCTACGCCTCGATCCGGACGGTCCCTCGGAGGAACGGATGTTGAAGCGTATGCGACGGCATTCGGTGGCGCTGGAAGGACTGGCCGAACACTGGATCGACGAAAGGCGGCGCCAGGACGGGTTGGTGATCGGTTACGCCGCCCCACCGGGGCACGCCTTCGGAAACTCCCTGCGCGCACTGTTACGGGGCTTGGCACAGCCCCGCAACCGCGGCGGCACCCGGAAACCGTGA
- a CDS encoding DUF6319 family protein translates to MNEQQDTSDDQSVTEQTVEETPSEKQPADNTAQNGDGGAEDQGTQKKTKGRKQSSARKTRSVELTLTVSGTAEGEWQADLTHGGKKIVQGLPIPASSVSKAAGELHDDISEAIESVITEARQQHEARLAELEAELQRVRKTLEDLES, encoded by the coding sequence GTGAACGAACAACAAGACACATCCGACGACCAGTCCGTGACCGAACAGACGGTCGAGGAAACCCCCTCCGAGAAACAGCCCGCCGACAACACCGCCCAGAACGGTGACGGCGGAGCGGAGGATCAGGGAACGCAGAAGAAGACCAAGGGGCGCAAGCAGAGCTCCGCGCGCAAGACGCGCTCGGTCGAGCTCACCCTGACGGTCAGCGGCACCGCCGAAGGAGAGTGGCAGGCCGATCTGACCCACGGGGGCAAAAAGATCGTGCAGGGGCTTCCCATCCCCGCATCCTCCGTCTCCAAGGCGGCGGGCGAGCTGCACGACGACATTTCCGAGGCGATCGAGTCGGTGATCACCGAGGCCAGGCAGCAGCACGAGGCCAGGCTCGCCGAGCTGGAAGCCGAACTTCAGCGGGTCCGCAAGACGCTGGAGGACCTGGAGAGCTGA
- a CDS encoding DNA-directed RNA polymerase subunit beta' produces the protein MLDVNFFDELRIGLATADEIRQWSYGEVKKPETINYRTLKPEKDGLFCEKIFGPTRDWECYCGKYKRVRFKGIICERCGVEVTRAKVRRERMGHIELAAAVTHIWYFKGVPSRLGYLLDLAPKDLEKIIYFASYVITSVNTEMRHNDMPTLESEIGVERKNIADQRDSDLEARAQKLESDLAELENEGAKSDVRRRVKESGEREMRQLRERAQRDIDRLDEIWETFTKLEPRQLISDESLYRELYDRYGEYFTGGMGAESIEALLANFDIDAEAESLREVIRNGKGQKKLRALKRLKVVAAFQTTKNSPQGMVLGAIPVIPPDLRPMVQLDGGRFATSDLNDLYRRVINRNNRLKRLIDLGAPEIIINNEKRMLQESVDALFDNGRRGRPVSGPGNRPLKSLSDLLKGKQGRFRQNLLGKRVDYSGRSVIIVGPQLKLHQCGLPKEMAVELFKPFVMKRLVDLNHAQNIKSAKRMVERQRPQVWDVLEEVISEHPVLLNRAPTLHRLGIQAFEPQLVEGKAVQLHPLVCEAFNADFDGDQMAVHLPLSAEAQAEARVLMLSSNNILSPASGRPLAMPRLDMVTGLYYLTREKEAATGEGHAYSSYDEAIMAHDHGSLDLQARIKIRMRDVVPTKEETPEGWESGQSITMDTTLGRVMFNELLPDDYPFVNKMLGKKAQGAIVNDLAERYPMVSVAQTLDKLKDAGFYWATRSGVTTAISDVLVPPNKKEILDSYESKADQVEKRYRRGALSHEERNAELVKVWNAAKDDVSEAMENNFPDDNSISMIVRSGAAGNMSQIVQLAGMRGLVSNPKGEYIPRPIKTNFREGLSVLEYFISNHGARKGLADTALRTADSGYLTRRLVDVSQDVIVRELDCGTDRGIRMPIGETTPDGKLVREKNVETSVYARMTAEDVKDSEGNIMFGRGADLGDPAIESLLAAGVSTVRVRSVLTCESGSGVCSYCYGRSMATGKLVDVGEAVGIVAAQSIGEPGTQLTMRTFHQGGVGGDDITAGLPRVQELFEARLPKGKAPIADASGRIRLEDNDRYWKMTLTPDDGSDEIVYDKLSKRQRLAVINVGGTERQVEDGDHVQVGQRLMEGAVDPHEILRVLGPREAQLHLVREVQEVYRSQGVGIHDKHVEVIVRQMLRRVIIIDSGATEFLPGSPVERSQFESENRRVVSEGGDPASGRPVLMGITKASLATESWLSAASFQETTRILTNAAIEGASDKLIGLKENVIIGKLIPAGTGINKYRNIQVQPTEEARAAAYAIPSYDDGYYAPDVFGPGTGAAVPLDDFDFGRDYR, from the coding sequence GTGCTTGACGTCAACTTCTTCGACGAACTCCGTATCGGACTGGCGACCGCCGACGAGATCCGCCAGTGGTCGTACGGCGAGGTCAAAAAACCGGAGACCATCAACTACCGCACGCTGAAGCCGGAGAAGGACGGGCTGTTCTGCGAGAAGATCTTCGGCCCGACCCGGGACTGGGAGTGCTACTGCGGTAAGTACAAGCGTGTCCGGTTCAAGGGCATCATCTGTGAGCGCTGCGGTGTCGAGGTGACTCGTGCCAAGGTGCGGCGTGAGCGGATGGGCCACATCGAGCTGGCCGCCGCGGTCACCCACATCTGGTACTTCAAGGGCGTGCCCAGCCGCCTGGGCTATCTGCTCGATCTGGCGCCCAAGGACCTCGAGAAGATCATCTACTTCGCGTCGTACGTGATCACCTCGGTCAACACCGAGATGAGGCACAACGACATGCCGACCCTGGAAAGCGAGATCGGGGTCGAGCGCAAGAACATCGCCGACCAGCGGGACTCGGATCTGGAGGCGCGGGCCCAGAAGCTGGAGTCCGACCTCGCCGAGCTCGAGAACGAGGGCGCCAAGAGCGACGTTCGCCGCCGGGTCAAGGAGAGCGGCGAGCGCGAGATGCGGCAGCTCCGCGAGCGCGCACAGCGCGACATCGACAGGCTCGACGAGATCTGGGAGACCTTCACCAAGCTCGAGCCGAGGCAACTGATCTCGGACGAGTCGCTTTACCGCGAGCTCTACGACCGTTACGGCGAGTACTTCACCGGTGGCATGGGTGCCGAGTCCATCGAGGCGCTGCTCGCCAACTTCGACATCGACGCCGAGGCCGAGAGCCTGCGTGAGGTCATCCGCAACGGCAAGGGCCAGAAGAAGCTGCGTGCCCTCAAGCGGCTCAAGGTCGTGGCGGCCTTCCAGACCACCAAGAACAGCCCGCAGGGCATGGTGCTCGGTGCGATCCCGGTCATTCCGCCGGACCTGCGTCCGATGGTCCAGCTCGACGGTGGTCGCTTCGCGACCTCCGATCTCAACGACCTGTACCGCAGGGTCATCAACCGCAACAACCGGCTCAAGCGACTGATCGACCTCGGCGCGCCCGAGATCATCATCAACAACGAGAAGCGGATGTTGCAGGAGTCGGTGGACGCGCTGTTCGACAACGGCAGGCGCGGCCGTCCGGTCAGCGGCCCGGGCAACCGCCCGCTGAAGTCGCTGTCCGACCTGCTCAAGGGCAAGCAGGGGCGCTTCAGGCAGAACCTGCTCGGTAAGCGTGTGGACTACTCGGGCCGTTCGGTGATCATCGTCGGTCCGCAGCTGAAGCTGCACCAGTGCGGGCTGCCGAAGGAGATGGCGGTCGAGCTGTTCAAGCCGTTCGTCATGAAACGGCTGGTCGACCTGAACCACGCCCAGAACATCAAGTCCGCGAAGCGGATGGTCGAACGGCAGCGTCCACAGGTCTGGGACGTGCTCGAAGAGGTCATCTCCGAGCACCCGGTGCTGCTCAACCGTGCTCCCACGCTGCACCGGCTGGGTATTCAGGCTTTCGAGCCCCAGCTGGTCGAGGGCAAGGCGGTGCAGCTGCACCCGCTGGTCTGCGAGGCGTTCAACGCCGACTTCGACGGTGACCAGATGGCCGTGCACCTTCCGCTGTCCGCCGAGGCGCAGGCCGAGGCCAGGGTGCTGATGCTGTCCAGCAACAACATCCTCTCGCCCGCCTCCGGGCGTCCGCTGGCGATGCCGCGTCTGGACATGGTCACCGGGTTGTACTACCTGACCCGGGAGAAGGAGGCCGCGACCGGAGAGGGCCACGCCTACTCCTCGTACGACGAGGCGATCATGGCCCACGACCACGGTTCGCTGGACCTGCAGGCCAGGATCAAGATCCGGATGCGCGACGTCGTCCCGACCAAGGAGGAGACTCCGGAGGGTTGGGAGTCCGGCCAGTCGATAACGATGGACACCACCCTCGGCAGGGTGATGTTCAACGAGCTGCTGCCCGATGACTACCCCTTCGTCAACAAGATGTTGGGCAAGAAGGCGCAGGGTGCGATCGTGAACGATCTCGCCGAGCGCTACCCGATGGTCTCGGTCGCGCAGACGCTGGACAAGCTCAAGGACGCGGGCTTCTACTGGGCGACGCGTTCCGGCGTTACCACCGCGATCTCCGACGTGCTCGTTCCGCCGAACAAGAAGGAGATCCTGGACTCCTACGAGTCCAAGGCCGACCAGGTCGAGAAGAGGTACCGGCGTGGTGCACTCTCCCACGAGGAGCGCAACGCCGAGCTGGTCAAGGTCTGGAACGCGGCCAAGGACGACGTGTCCGAGGCGATGGAGAACAACTTCCCGGACGACAACTCGATCAGCATGATCGTGCGTTCCGGCGCGGCCGGGAACATGTCCCAGATCGTCCAGCTCGCCGGTATGCGTGGTCTGGTCTCCAACCCGAAGGGTGAGTACATCCCCCGCCCGATCAAGACCAACTTCAGGGAAGGTCTGTCGGTGCTGGAGTACTTCATCTCCAACCACGGTGCCCGCAAGGGTCTGGCCGACACCGCGCTGCGTACCGCCGACTCGGGCTACCTGACCCGTCGCCTGGTGGACGTTTCGCAGGACGTCATCGTGCGGGAGCTGGACTGCGGAACCGATCGCGGTATCCGCATGCCGATCGGGGAGACCACCCCGGACGGCAAGCTCGTCCGGGAGAAGAACGTGGAGACCAGCGTCTACGCGCGGATGACCGCCGAGGACGTGAAGGACTCCGAGGGCAACATCATGTTCGGCCGTGGTGCCGATCTGGGTGACCCGGCCATCGAGAGCCTGCTCGCGGCCGGTGTGAGCACCGTGCGGGTCCGCAGCGTGCTCACCTGCGAATCCGGTTCCGGTGTCTGCTCCTACTGCTACGGGCGTTCGATGGCGACCGGCAAGCTGGTCGACGTCGGCGAGGCCGTCGGCATCGTCGCGGCGCAGTCCATCGGTGAGCCGGGTACGCAGCTGACCATGCGTACCTTCCACCAGGGCGGTGTCGGCGGCGACGACATCACCGCCGGTCTGCCGCGTGTCCAGGAGCTGTTCGAAGCCAGGCTGCCGAAGGGCAAGGCTCCGATCGCCGATGCCTCCGGACGGATCCGCCTGGAGGACAACGACCGCTACTGGAAGATGACGCTGACGCCGGACGACGGCAGCGACGAGATCGTCTACGACAAGCTGTCGAAGCGGCAGCGGCTCGCGGTGATCAACGTCGGTGGCACCGAGCGTCAGGTGGAGGACGGCGACCACGTCCAGGTCGGCCAGCGCCTCATGGAGGGTGCCGTCGACCCGCACGAGATCCTGCGGGTTCTCGGGCCGCGGGAGGCACAGCTGCACCTGGTCCGCGAGGTGCAGGAGGTGTACCGCTCGCAGGGTGTCGGTATCCACGACAAGCACGTCGAGGTCATCGTCCGGCAGATGCTGCGGCGGGTCATCATCATCGACTCCGGTGCGACCGAGTTCCTCCCCGGATCGCCGGTGGAGCGTTCCCAGTTCGAGTCGGAGAACCGCCGCGTCGTTTCCGAGGGCGGCGACCCCGCCTCCGGTCGTCCGGTCCTGATGGGCATCACGAAGGCCTCGTTGGCCACCGAGTCGTGGCTGTCGGCGGCCTCCTTCCAGGAGACCACCAGGATCCTGACCAACGCCGCGATCGAGGGCGCCAGCGACAAGCTGATCGGCCTGAAGGAGAACGTCATCATCGGTAAGTTGATCCCGGCGGGCACCGGTATCAACAAGTACCGCAACATCCAGGTTCAGCCGACCGAGGAAGCACGTGCGGCCGCCTACGCGATCCCGTCCTACGACGACGGGTACTACGCGCCGGACGTGTTCGGTCCCGGAACCGGTGCCGCGGTCCCGTTGGACGACTTCGATTTCGGACGCGACTACCGCTGA